Sequence from the Bremerella volcania genome:
CAATAGTGGGCCAGCGAGGTGAACCGCTTCGTGTAGCTGTATCCGCACAAAAAGGCCAACACCGGCACTGATAATGCCAGTGGCAGCCAGTTCGGCCAGAACAACAGTGTTGATGCCACGAATCCGATGCTGCAACCGACGGTGAACAGCACGACGCTTTGCACCGAGAGAATGCCGGCTGGCAGGTGTCGCGTGGCGGTCCGTGGGTTCTCGGCGTCGATCTTTCGATCAACCAACCGGTTGAAGGCCATCGCGGCGCTGCGGGCAAAGACCATGCACAGTACGATGCCCAGGCCTGCCTGCCAGGTAATCGCGACCGTTTCCCCTTCCGGAGCCGGCAGGCACCAGGCCATGATCGTCGCCAATAGGGCAAACGGCATGGCGAAGACCGTATGGCTGAAGCGGATCATTTCCAGAATGTGACGAAGTCGCTCAGGCATCTTCTCCCCAGCGTTGCATCAAAGCGTGTGGTATTTCTAACTGATCCAATATCCGAGCCACCATGAAATCGATCAAGTCGTCCAGCGAGTTCACCCCGTGATACCAGCCCGGCATGGCCGGCATGACGACGGCCCCTGCTTCGGTGGCCCGTTTCATGTTGTCGATGTAACCCAAGGATAGGGGCGTCTCTCGTGGCACGAGGATCAGCTTGCGGCGTTCTTTCAGATGGACTTCGGCTGCCCTTTGAATGAGATTGTTACACGTACCACCCACAATGCCAGCCAGCGTGCCGCCAGAACAAGGGCACACGACCATCCCGGCCGAACGAGCCGAACCACTGGCCATGGGAGACATGAAGTTGGTGTAGTGGTAGTACTGAAAGTCGCCAGGCTTGTCGGCCTCGTTCAGTTCAATCGTTTCGAGCAGCCGCTTGTCGTTGGCGTTGACCGTCAGGGGAACGAGCGTTTCGGGATCGAAGTTATCGAGTTCCAGACGAATGCCCATTTCCTGCTGCAAGACGATCTTCCCTGAAGGGCTGATCGAGAGCTGGACGTCGTAGCCACTATGATGCAGCACATTCAGAAGCCGCTTGGCATAGACGGCCCCGCTTGCTCCGGTGATTGCCACGACAACGGGCAGGCTCATTTCGTCCCCACGTACAAAGTTGCGACACCAAAAGTGAATGGCTTGAAGAAGACGTCCTTCAGGCCAGCACTGCGCATCCGCTCGGCCAGTGCTTCTCCATGGGGGAATTCACCGACGCTGTCCGGCAGGTATTTGTAGGCATCTTGCTTGTTCTTGGCCAAGGCCTGACCGATGCGGGGAAGAATGTTCTTGAAGTAGAACTGGTAAACACCCCGAAACGGCTGATAGCGGGGCTGCGAGAATTCGAGCACCGCAATCTTACCGCCAGGGCGACAAACGCGGGCCATTTCTTTCAAGCCTAGGTCGGTATCGGCAACATTCCGCAGACCGAACGCGACGGAGACGATCTGGAACGTGTCGTCATCGAACGGGAGGTGCTGCGTGTCGGCCTCTTGGAAGCGAACCTGGCCGTTGATGCCGAGCTTTTGCTTCTTGACCTCGCCCACCTCGAGCATTTCGGGGCAGAAGTCGGTCGCTTCCACTTGAACCTTACCCTCGGCTGCTTTGTAGTAGGCCAGGGCCAGATCGCCGGTGCCGGTGCAGACGTCCAGGATGGGACTGTCGCCAGTCGGGGGGACGATCTTGACGGTTCGCCAACGCCAGTACTTATCGATATTCATCGACAAGAGATGATTCATGCGGTCGTAGTTGCCCGCAATTTCCGAGAACATCTGCCGAACGCGTGTCCCCGATTTATCGATCGCCATGCGTGGTTGGACCTGAATTGACTTAAACCTAAGGGGTGAAACTATTTAATTTACCGGAATTGTTACTATCTGGTAACATCCCATGCCCGATGAATCGCATTCCTTGGGTATGCCAAAGGTTAGGGGGTATCTGCGATTGCCGATTTGGCATGGGAACTCTATAATCGTAGGTTTTCCAGCACATCAAGGGAACGGACCGGCGCAGGGCTCGTCCGCGAACTTGCCACGGAGTGAAGGTCAATGAAAGAAAACATCCACCCCAAATACAACGAAACCGTCGTGAAATGCGGTTGTGGCAACTCGTTTACCACGCGAAGCACCCGGAAGGAAATCGTGGTCGACGTTTGTAACGTGTGCCATCCTTTCTACTCCGGCAAGGAACGCTTCGTCGACTCGGGCGGCCGTATCGAGAAGTTCAAGAACAAGTTCGCCGGCAACTACGCAAGCCTGTCGAAGAAAAAGAAGAAGTAGCTTCTTCCAGTTTGAACGTCATCATCACGCGAGTTTCCTGGTATTGGGGACTCGCGTGTTTTCGTAGAATCCCGCAATCGGCCTGACCTCATTTCCCCAGTCAGGTATCACTCAGGACGAAGCCTCTCATGCGCGAGATTTTGGAAGAAAAGCTTGCTCGCTTCGAGTTTCTCGAAAAGCAAATGAGCGATCCGGACGTGTTGTCGAACTCGTCCCAGATGGCCAACGTCGCACGCGAACACGGTTCGTTAGCTCGCGTTGCCACGCGCTACCGGCAGTTCAAGGACGTCGTCAGCGAGATCGAGGACGCGCGGGAACTGATGGAAGGGGATGACGCCGAGATGGCCGAATTGGCCGAAGCCGATCTCGTCGACCTCAAAGCCAAACGCGAGAAGATCTGGCGCGACCTGCTGGACATGACCATCGGCGGCGAGGATGCCGATCGCGATAAAATTGTGCTCGAAATACGCGGTGGAACCGGTGGCGACGAAGCGGCACTCTTCGCTCGCGACTTGTATGAAATGTACAAACGCTTCGCGGAAACCAAGAAGTGGAAGTACGAGATCATGGAATCCAATCCGACGGAACTCGGTGGATTCAAGGAAGTGATCATTTCGGTCCACGGCGATGGCGTCTACCGAGAGATGCAATACGAAAGCGGCGGCCACCGCGTGCAGCGCGTTCCGGAGACGGAAACCAAGGGGCGTGTCCACACTTCGGCGGCGACTGTCGCGGTGATGGCCGAACCGGAAGAAGTGGAATTCGACCTCAGCCCCGATAGCTACACCGTCGAGCGTTACGCGGCCAGTAGCGGTCCCGGTGGGCAGCACGTCAACAAAACGGCGTCGGCCGTTCGTTTGATTCACCAGGAAACGGGCGTCATCGTTCAGTGTTGTGAAGAACGAAGTCAGCACAAGAACCTGGATCGCGCTTTGCGTCTGCTCAAGACGAAGTTGTACGATAGCCAGCGTGAAAAAGAAGCGAAAGAGCGAGCCGATACGCGAAAGAGCCTCGTCGGATCTGGCGACCGCAGTCAGCGTATCCGAACCTACAACTTTCCAGAAAACCGCATCACCGACCATCGCATCAATCTGACGTTGTACAAGCTCGATCAGGTCATGGCCGGGCATCTCCAGCCGGTCATCGATGCGTTGATCGATCACGATCGCGAACAGCTTCGCGGCGAGATGGGAGATCTCGACTAAGCCGCGAACCTGCCGTCGATCCCAACTTTTACTTCAAGGCGAATTTGCCCTCATGTCGACTGCCGAAACATGGACGATTGGCCGTCTCTTGAATTGGACGACGGAGTACCTGGAATCGAAGGGGAGTGAAGAGGCACGGCTCGAAGCGCAACTGATGCTGGGTCATGCGTTGGCATGTCCCAGAATTCAGCTTTATACCCGGTTCGAGGAGGTCGTCGACGACGAGAAGCGAGCCAAGTTTCGCGAACTGGTCAAACAGCGGGCTGCCGGCAAACCGGTCGCCTACGTGCTGGGAACCAGCGAATTCTATTCGATGGAATTCGTCGTTACCCCGGACGTACTCATTCCACGCCCAGAGACGGAACACCTGGTGATCGAAACGCTAGATCTTCTCAAAGGGCGTTCCAAAGACGAATCGGTTCGCATTCTCGACATGGGGACCGGCAGCGGGATTATCGCCGTCACCATCGCCAAGCAGGCCCCCCAAGCGAATGTGCTGGCGACGGACGTCAGTGAGAAGGCGATCGTCGTCGCCAAACAAAATGCCGAGAAGCACGGCGTGAGCGAGCGGGTCGAGTTTGCCGCCGGCGACCTGTTTCAAGCGGTGCCAAGTGGATCATCGTTCGACGTCATCGTCAGCAATCCGCCGTACATCGCCCAATCGGAACGTCCGTTGATGGATGCTCATGTCATCGAGCACGAACCCCACGGCGCTTTGTTCGCCGACGAAGAAGGTACTTCCGTCTTGCGAAGAATTTTGGAGGAAGCCGCCAGCTTTCTGAAGCCTGGCGGATGGCTGCTGCTGGAATTCAGTCCGATGGTTGCCAAGCGTGTCGCCAAGATTGCCGAGGAAACCGGTTTCTACGAGCGAATATCGATTGGCAAAGATCTCGCCAAGCTTGATCGGTATTTGATTGCGAAGAAGGCGGCCTAGCCTGGCGGGTTATTACTGGATGGTAATGACCTTGTCACGGATCGGATACGTTGGTGGATCGATTGGCTGCGGGCCCTGTCCTTCGTCGATGAACGTGCGATTCCGTCCATTCTTCTTTGCCGTCCGCAGCGAAGTCATCGCTCGGGTAAACAGCTTGGGAACCGTGTCGTCTGGCTTGGCTTCAGTGACGCCGGCGCTGATGTGCAGTTCGAGTTCTTCACCATCGTACTCGAAGACGGTGCCGTCAATCGTCTGGCGGATGCGTTCGACGGCACTGGTCGCTCCGCGAGGGCCTACGTCGCCGAAGAAGAGTACGAATCGCTGGCCTTCCAGACGCATCGCATACTCAAAGCCGCGTTCCGAGCGGACACAGTCCGCCAGGTATTTGCCTACCGCCCCGATGATCTTGTCCCCCGCTTCGGTGCCGAGGCGTTCGTTGAACTTGCGAAACTCGTCGATATCGAGCGCGGCAATGCTCAGCGCGCGTTCGCGACGAATATCGTCTCGCCACCACTCAAACAGTTGGCATTCGAGACCAGTTCGATTCTTCAAACCCGTTAACGAGTCTAACTTCATGCCCTTGTCGACCGTCCCCAGACGCTTTTCTGCTCGCAATACGGTGACGATCGTTTCGGTCATCTTGTCGCGTAGGTCATGGCAGAGATCGATCAGGCGGGCGATTTCCAATACCAGCTTTCGGCAGACATCGTTCAGGTTGTCTTGGAAGTCGATTTGCTGCAGATTGCTGAGGGTCGTTTCGATTTGGGCCGTTTGCTCGAACAACGTATCGCAGAGGCGACTCCCGATGTCGGCGTAAGCGCCAAGGCCTTCCTTGCTGCTGTCTAAGTGTTGAGAGGCTTCCGCTTGCTTGTCTAGCCAGTCGATATTGACGGTATCCAATTGCT
This genomic interval carries:
- a CDS encoding UbiX family flavin prenyltransferase codes for the protein MSLPVVVAITGASGAVYAKRLLNVLHHSGYDVQLSISPSGKIVLQQEMGIRLELDNFDPETLVPLTVNANDKRLLETIELNEADKPGDFQYYHYTNFMSPMASGSARSAGMVVCPCSGGTLAGIVGGTCNNLIQRAAEVHLKERRKLILVPRETPLSLGYIDNMKRATEAGAVVMPAMPGWYHGVNSLDDLIDFMVARILDQLEIPHALMQRWGEDA
- the ubiE gene encoding bifunctional demethylmenaquinone methyltransferase/2-methoxy-6-polyprenyl-1,4-benzoquinol methylase UbiE, with amino-acid sequence MAIDKSGTRVRQMFSEIAGNYDRMNHLLSMNIDKYWRWRTVKIVPPTGDSPILDVCTGTGDLALAYYKAAEGKVQVEATDFCPEMLEVGEVKKQKLGINGQVRFQEADTQHLPFDDDTFQIVSVAFGLRNVADTDLGLKEMARVCRPGGKIAVLEFSQPRYQPFRGVYQFYFKNILPRIGQALAKNKQDAYKYLPDSVGEFPHGEALAERMRSAGLKDVFFKPFTFGVATLYVGTK
- the rpmE gene encoding 50S ribosomal protein L31, giving the protein MKENIHPKYNETVVKCGCGNSFTTRSTRKEIVVDVCNVCHPFYSGKERFVDSGGRIEKFKNKFAGNYASLSKKKKK
- the prfA gene encoding peptide chain release factor 1, whose protein sequence is MREILEEKLARFEFLEKQMSDPDVLSNSSQMANVAREHGSLARVATRYRQFKDVVSEIEDARELMEGDDAEMAELAEADLVDLKAKREKIWRDLLDMTIGGEDADRDKIVLEIRGGTGGDEAALFARDLYEMYKRFAETKKWKYEIMESNPTELGGFKEVIISVHGDGVYREMQYESGGHRVQRVPETETKGRVHTSAATVAVMAEPEEVEFDLSPDSYTVERYAASSGPGGQHVNKTASAVRLIHQETGVIVQCCEERSQHKNLDRALRLLKTKLYDSQREKEAKERADTRKSLVGSGDRSQRIRTYNFPENRITDHRINLTLYKLDQVMAGHLQPVIDALIDHDREQLRGEMGDLD
- the prmC gene encoding peptide chain release factor N(5)-glutamine methyltransferase translates to MSTAETWTIGRLLNWTTEYLESKGSEEARLEAQLMLGHALACPRIQLYTRFEEVVDDEKRAKFRELVKQRAAGKPVAYVLGTSEFYSMEFVVTPDVLIPRPETEHLVIETLDLLKGRSKDESVRILDMGTGSGIIAVTIAKQAPQANVLATDVSEKAIVVAKQNAEKHGVSERVEFAAGDLFQAVPSGSSFDVIVSNPPYIAQSERPLMDAHVIEHEPHGALFADEEGTSVLRRILEEAASFLKPGGWLLLEFSPMVAKRVAKIAEETGFYERISIGKDLAKLDRYLIAKKAA
- a CDS encoding sensor domain-containing diguanylate cyclase; amino-acid sequence: MFLFLLLMIGANLLIGFCAAVRVRQLIQSQPSIVSVETAEVFLNEFENQTVSDQNSNTPKSEKSRPEPEEVIPYEYLSALEEEAIVANSLVEASAQVLRLEIGKYRARLVEIENQLRETWYQPTEDALHGIAEQLDTVNIDWLDKQAEASQHLDSSKEGLGAYADIGSRLCDTLFEQTAQIETTLSNLQQIDFQDNLNDVCRKLVLEIARLIDLCHDLRDKMTETIVTVLRAEKRLGTVDKGMKLDSLTGLKNRTGLECQLFEWWRDDIRRERALSIAALDIDEFRKFNERLGTEAGDKIIGAVGKYLADCVRSERGFEYAMRLEGQRFVLFFGDVGPRGATSAVERIRQTIDGTVFEYDGEELELHISAGVTEAKPDDTVPKLFTRAMTSLRTAKKNGRNRTFIDEGQGPQPIDPPTYPIRDKVITIQ